The proteins below are encoded in one region of Limnochorda pilosa:
- a CDS encoding type II toxin-antitoxin system HicA family toxin: MTKVPTLPYTKIVRALQRDGWTIVRQTGSHIRLQKHIGTEVLKLIVPAHRPVKRSTLAHILEQARLSPDRFLELL; the protein is encoded by the coding sequence ATGACCAAGGTGCCCACGCTGCCCTACACGAAGATCGTCCGCGCCCTGCAGCGAGACGGCTGGACGATCGTGCGGCAGACAGGTAGCCACATCCGCCTGCAGAAACACATCGGGACAGAGGTCCTCAAGCTCATCGTTCCCGCTCACCGCCCGGTCAAGCGGTCAACCCTTGCTCACATCCTCGAGCAGGCCCGGCTCAGTCCAGATCGATTCCTCGAGCTCCTGTAG
- a CDS encoding ABC transporter ATP-binding protein, translating into MSLLEVRGLRVRYGAIEALHGIDLSVGEGEIVTLIGANGAGKTTTLRAISRLVAPRSGEVRFAGADLARLPAHRLVQLGICHVPEGRGIFANLTVLENLLLATYGRRDRPKVSQDLERVFGLFPRLDERKAQLAGTLSGGEQQMLAVGRALMTRGRLMLLDEPSMGLAPVLVEEIFETLAAINRDGTTLLLVEQNAHQALRLAHRGYVLETGTIQAAADAATLARDPEVRRAYLGG; encoded by the coding sequence GTGAGCCTGCTGGAGGTGCGGGGCCTACGGGTGCGGTACGGCGCCATCGAGGCCCTGCACGGCATCGACCTCTCCGTGGGGGAGGGCGAGATCGTCACACTCATCGGCGCCAACGGGGCGGGAAAGACCACCACGCTGCGGGCCATCTCCCGGCTGGTCGCCCCCAGATCCGGCGAGGTGCGCTTTGCCGGCGCGGATCTGGCCCGCCTCCCCGCCCATCGCCTGGTGCAGCTGGGGATCTGCCACGTCCCCGAGGGCCGCGGGATCTTCGCCAACCTGACGGTGCTGGAAAACCTGCTCCTCGCCACCTACGGCCGCCGGGACCGGCCCAAGGTGTCCCAGGACCTGGAGCGGGTCTTTGGCCTCTTCCCCCGCCTGGACGAGCGGAAAGCCCAACTCGCCGGTACCCTCTCGGGGGGCGAGCAGCAGATGCTGGCCGTGGGCCGCGCCCTCATGACCCGGGGCAGGCTGATGCTCCTGGACGAGCCCTCCATGGGCCTGGCCCCGGTTCTGGTGGAGGAGATCTTCGAGACCTTGGCCGCCATCAACCGGGACGGAACCACCCTGCTCCTGGTCGAGCAGAACGCCCACCAGGCGCTGCGGCTGGCCCATCGGGGCTACGTGCTCGAGACCGGCACCATCCAGGCCGCGGCGGACGCGGCCACCCTCGCCCGCGACCCGGAGGTGCGCCGGGCCTATCTGGGCGGGTAG
- the pspAB gene encoding PspA-associated protein PspAB: MRWFDALLGRTRLPKARPEGLFALTTAQLTLQGELGWHPDGKAAVCLKPVTTGDFRQVDQELEELVRAAAGETHSDVRVETDSYRYRWIVLTDPQLDDLVALLHMAAGELESHGYGPQLLAAVFRFTADGRPAYLIYNYKRGSFYPFLPTGSGKERQSDLEFQFQAALEKEMPIEPDVTRWYPMWGMPL; this comes from the coding sequence ATGCGCTGGTTCGACGCCCTCCTGGGACGGACCCGTCTTCCCAAGGCACGGCCCGAGGGGCTCTTCGCCCTCACCACGGCCCAGCTCACCCTGCAGGGCGAGCTGGGCTGGCATCCCGACGGGAAGGCGGCCGTCTGCTTGAAGCCCGTCACGACCGGCGACTTCCGGCAGGTGGACCAGGAGCTCGAGGAGCTGGTGCGGGCCGCTGCGGGCGAGACCCACTCCGACGTGCGGGTGGAGACCGATTCCTACCGCTACCGCTGGATCGTCCTGACGGACCCCCAGCTCGACGACCTGGTGGCCCTCCTTCACATGGCGGCCGGGGAGCTGGAGAGCCACGGCTACGGCCCCCAGCTCCTGGCCGCCGTCTTCCGGTTCACGGCCGACGGCCGCCCCGCCTACCTCATCTACAACTACAAGCGCGGCAGCTTCTACCCCTTCCTCCCTACCGGCTCGGGCAAGGAGCGCCAGAGCGACCTGGAGTTCCAGTTCCAGGCTGCCCTGGAGAAGGAGATGCCCATCGAGCCCGACGTCACCCGCTGGTACCCCATGTGGGGGATGCCGCTGTAG
- a CDS encoding branched-chain amino acid ABC transporter permease — MQFLAQQIVNALQLGSIYALIALGYTLVYGVLRLINFAHGDIFMVGAFLAFFAAVLLDLPFVPTLLLSMAATALLGVLIERFAYRPLRNAPRVSAVITALGVGLFLEHFTLASVGAQPRHLPPLIETVVYRLGPVRVTTVHLVIFIVAVVLMVVLDRIVNRSLTGMAMRAVSWDKSVVPLMGVSVDRIIALTFAIGSGLAAAGGLLYATAYPVIEPYMGVLVGWKAFVAAVVGGIGVIRGAMLGAYLLGMVEILVAAYLPSTYRDFIAFGLLLILLVFRPQGILGRREVQKV; from the coding sequence ATGCAGTTTCTCGCCCAGCAGATCGTCAACGCGCTTCAACTCGGCAGCATCTACGCCCTCATCGCGCTGGGCTACACCTTGGTGTACGGTGTGCTCCGGCTGATCAACTTCGCCCACGGCGACATCTTCATGGTGGGTGCCTTCCTTGCCTTCTTCGCCGCCGTCCTGCTGGACCTCCCCTTCGTGCCCACGCTGCTCCTGAGCATGGCGGCCACCGCCCTGCTGGGAGTCCTCATCGAGCGTTTCGCCTATCGCCCCCTGCGGAACGCCCCCCGGGTGTCGGCGGTGATCACGGCCTTGGGCGTCGGCCTCTTCCTGGAGCACTTCACCTTGGCCTCGGTGGGCGCCCAGCCCCGCCACCTCCCGCCGCTGATCGAGACGGTCGTCTACCGGTTGGGCCCCGTGCGGGTGACCACGGTGCACCTGGTCATCTTCATCGTGGCGGTGGTGCTGATGGTGGTGCTGGACCGCATCGTCAACCGCTCCCTGACAGGCATGGCCATGCGCGCCGTCTCGTGGGACAAGTCCGTGGTACCCCTCATGGGCGTCTCGGTCGACCGCATCATCGCGCTCACCTTCGCCATCGGCTCGGGGCTCGCGGCGGCCGGCGGGCTTCTGTACGCGACCGCCTACCCCGTGATCGAGCCGTACATGGGGGTGCTCGTGGGCTGGAAGGCCTTCGTAGCCGCCGTGGTGGGGGGTATCGGGGTGATCCGGGGCGCCATGCTGGGCGCCTACCTGTTGGGGATGGTGGAGATCCTGGTGGCTGCCTACCTACCCTCCACCTACCGGGATTTCATCGCGTTCGGGCTGCTCTTGATCCTCCTGGTCTTCAGGCCCCAGGGGATCCTGGGGCGGCGCGAGGTCCAGAAGGTGTAG
- a CDS encoding tRNA-binding protein, whose product MPETPASQPPRPQVGVDVFQALDLRVGRVQRAETFPQARKPAYRLWIDFGPLGVRRSSAQITSLYHPEELVGRLVVAVVNFPPRQVGPFVSEVLVLGAETRQGIVLLQPDAPVEPGSPIS is encoded by the coding sequence ATGCCCGAAACCCCGGCTTCCCAACCTCCCCGTCCCCAGGTGGGCGTGGACGTCTTCCAGGCGCTGGACCTTCGCGTCGGGCGGGTCCAGCGGGCCGAAACCTTCCCCCAGGCCCGCAAGCCCGCCTACCGGCTCTGGATCGACTTCGGTCCCCTGGGCGTCCGCCGGTCGAGCGCCCAGATCACCAGCCTCTACCACCCTGAGGAGCTGGTAGGGCGGCTGGTGGTCGCGGTGGTCAACTTCCCGCCACGGCAGGTAGGCCCTTTCGTCTCGGAGGTGCTGGTCCTGGGCGCCGAGACGCGGCAGGGTATTGTGCTCCTCCAGCCCGACGCGCCCGTCGAGCCCGGTTCGCCCATTTCCTGA
- the pspAA gene encoding PspA-associated protein PspAA, whose translation MIVRIMTEGQYEIKGDLLEELDREDNRLLDVIANGDEEGFRRELENVLAIVRRGRLLADDELHESDLILPAPDTGLAEAKSLFADYPEDLVL comes from the coding sequence GTGATCGTCCGCATCATGACCGAGGGCCAGTACGAGATCAAGGGCGACCTCCTGGAGGAGCTGGACCGGGAGGACAACAGGCTGCTGGACGTGATCGCCAACGGCGACGAGGAGGGCTTCCGCCGGGAGCTCGAGAACGTCCTGGCGATCGTGCGTCGTGGCCGCCTCCTGGCCGACGACGAGCTCCACGAGTCGGACCTGATCCTGCCCGCCCCGGACACGGGGTTAGCTGAGGCCAAGAGCCTCTTCGCCGACTATCCCGAGGATTTGGTGCTCTGA
- a CDS encoding arginine deiminase: protein MKVESEVGRLQAVLLHRPGPELENLVPRDLERLLFEEIPWLPQARREHAGFARQLEALGVHVYYVEDLLRDLARDPELREEMVESQLEASRLRRDPARAAVRRCLLEEVPPEELPDRLIAGITKEAVRRWKQTPSLSDLTAPLNPFYLDPLPSMYFTRDHGAMIGPNLLVSQMTHRARRRETAFLRTLLRHHPLFQGVKAWWEEPLPTGIEGGDILAVAPSALVLGLSERTSEAAIEVVAERLFAAGALREILVLQIPSRRAFMHLDTVFTMVDRERFLIYPGIEERLRLFRLAFDDGRVRAEETTDLARSLARLVGVDRVELLRSGGDDPITAAREQWADSTNVLAVAPGQVIAYDRNEATNRTLQRAGIEVLEIEGSELVRGRGGPRCMSLPLDRLPLG, encoded by the coding sequence GTGAAGGTGGAAAGCGAGGTCGGGCGGTTGCAGGCGGTTCTCCTCCACCGGCCCGGTCCAGAGCTGGAGAACCTGGTGCCCCGCGACCTGGAGCGGCTCCTCTTCGAGGAGATCCCGTGGCTACCCCAGGCCAGGCGGGAGCATGCCGGCTTTGCCCGCCAGTTGGAAGCACTCGGCGTGCACGTCTACTACGTGGAAGACCTCCTGCGGGACCTGGCCCGAGACCCCGAGCTGCGGGAAGAGATGGTGGAGAGCCAGCTCGAGGCCAGCCGGCTCCGCCGGGACCCCGCCCGCGCGGCAGTGCGCCGCTGCCTCCTGGAAGAGGTGCCCCCCGAGGAGCTCCCGGACCGCCTCATCGCCGGGATCACCAAGGAGGCCGTCCGTCGCTGGAAGCAGACGCCGTCCCTGAGCGACCTCACCGCCCCGCTCAACCCCTTCTACCTGGACCCACTCCCCAGCATGTACTTCACCCGCGACCATGGGGCGATGATCGGCCCGAACCTGCTGGTGAGCCAGATGACGCACCGGGCGCGCCGGCGGGAGACGGCCTTCCTCCGGACGCTGCTCCGCCACCACCCGCTCTTCCAGGGGGTGAAAGCATGGTGGGAGGAACCCCTGCCCACCGGCATCGAAGGAGGCGACATCCTGGCGGTCGCCCCCAGCGCCCTGGTGCTGGGGCTGAGCGAGCGAACCAGCGAGGCGGCCATCGAGGTGGTGGCCGAGAGGCTCTTCGCCGCGGGGGCGCTGCGGGAGATCCTGGTGCTCCAGATTCCGTCCCGCCGGGCCTTCATGCACCTGGACACCGTCTTCACCATGGTCGATCGCGAGCGCTTCCTGATCTACCCGGGCATCGAGGAGCGCTTGCGCCTCTTCCGCCTGGCGTTCGACGACGGCCGCGTGCGGGCCGAGGAGACGACCGACCTGGCCCGGAGCCTGGCCCGGCTCGTGGGCGTGGACCGGGTGGAGCTGCTCCGCTCCGGCGGCGACGACCCCATCACCGCGGCCCGGGAGCAGTGGGCCGACAGCACCAACGTCCTGGCCGTGGCGCCGGGCCAGGTGATCGCCTACGACCGCAACGAGGCGACCAACCGCACGCTGCAGCGGGCAGGGATCGAGGTGCTGGAGATCGAAGGGTCCGAGCTGGTGCGGGGCCGCGGCGGCCCCCGGTGCATGAGCTTGCCCTTGGATCGGCTTCCGCTGGGCTGA
- a CDS encoding ABC transporter ATP-binding protein: MALLELEHVSHRFGGLQALSNVSLGVEEGEVTALIGPNGAGKTTVFNLVTGVYRPAEGSIRLAGQELVGLSPARIVERGVARTFQSIRLFKDLTVLDNVRVAHFARVRYGIGAWLGRSAAFRDEEDAILATSFDLLARFGLERHAFERAGSLPYGDQRRLEIARAMATQPRLLLLDEPAAGMNPAEVERLMQLILWVRDSFGVTIFLIEHQMRVVMGICRVIHVLDFGRLIARGSPDEVRSHPRVLEAYLGKGAREA, from the coding sequence ATGGCCCTGCTTGAACTGGAGCACGTCAGCCACCGCTTCGGCGGTCTGCAGGCCCTTTCGAACGTCTCTCTCGGGGTGGAGGAGGGCGAGGTGACAGCCCTCATCGGTCCCAACGGGGCTGGCAAGACCACGGTCTTCAACCTCGTGACAGGAGTCTACCGGCCTGCGGAGGGCTCCATCCGTCTGGCTGGCCAGGAGTTGGTGGGCCTTTCCCCGGCCCGCATCGTGGAGCGGGGCGTCGCGCGCACCTTCCAGTCGATCCGGCTCTTCAAGGACCTGACGGTTCTCGACAACGTGCGCGTCGCCCACTTCGCCCGGGTGCGCTACGGCATCGGCGCCTGGCTGGGCCGGAGCGCCGCCTTCCGGGACGAGGAGGATGCGATCCTTGCCACCTCCTTCGACTTGCTGGCCCGCTTCGGTCTGGAGCGTCACGCGTTCGAGCGGGCTGGCAGCCTCCCCTACGGGGACCAGCGCCGGCTGGAGATCGCCCGGGCCATGGCCACCCAGCCCCGCCTGCTGCTTCTGGACGAACCGGCCGCGGGCATGAACCCCGCCGAGGTGGAGCGGCTGATGCAGCTCATCCTGTGGGTGCGGGACAGCTTCGGGGTGACGATCTTCCTCATCGAGCACCAGATGCGGGTGGTGATGGGCATCTGCCGGGTGATCCACGTCCTGGACTTCGGCCGGCTCATCGCTCGGGGCAGCCCCGACGAGGTTCGCTCGCACCCGCGGGTCCTGGAGGCCTATCTGGGGAAGGGGGCACGGGAGGCGTGA
- a CDS encoding ABC transporter substrate-binding protein, whose translation MRRSPGLFVLAALVLAWMAGPSSAQAQEIVVGLNAELTGSIPVVGQSSRNAALMAVDEVNAQGGLLVGGARHRIRLLVEDNHDDPAAAAAVAQKLIYQDQVVAMVGPNASRDAIPAATIAESARTPMISPWSTNPQTTAGKSYVFRACFTDDFQGQVVAGFVYRDLGLRRAAVLYDVASDYNKGIAEIFRSSFTKLGGQVVAFETYTTGDRDFSSQITRIVSLNPDVLFLPNYYSEVPLQVQQARNLGYEGPIIGSDSWGSTEIVALGGAVMNDQFFTTHYAPDIATPEARAFIEGYEERYGSTPDDVAALTYDAFGMLFHAIQQAGSWEREAIRQALAQISQFTGVTGTMSFHGTGDPEKSAVVIRIQDGQFRYYGAASP comes from the coding sequence TTGCGTCGTTCCCCTGGCCTTTTCGTGCTGGCGGCCCTCGTCCTCGCGTGGATGGCGGGTCCCTCGTCCGCCCAGGCTCAGGAGATCGTGGTGGGTCTGAACGCGGAGCTGACGGGCAGCATCCCGGTGGTGGGCCAGTCGAGCCGGAACGCGGCCCTCATGGCCGTGGACGAGGTCAACGCCCAGGGAGGTCTCCTGGTGGGTGGCGCCCGCCATCGCATCCGGCTCCTGGTGGAGGACAACCACGACGACCCGGCCGCGGCGGCGGCCGTGGCCCAGAAACTCATCTACCAGGACCAGGTGGTGGCCATGGTGGGGCCCAACGCGAGCCGCGACGCTATCCCCGCGGCCACCATCGCGGAGTCGGCCCGGACGCCCATGATCTCGCCCTGGTCCACGAATCCTCAGACCACCGCCGGCAAGAGCTACGTCTTCCGGGCCTGCTTCACCGACGACTTCCAGGGGCAGGTGGTGGCCGGCTTCGTCTACAGGGATCTGGGGCTTCGCCGGGCGGCCGTCCTCTACGATGTCGCGAGCGACTACAACAAGGGCATCGCTGAGATCTTCAGGAGCTCGTTCACCAAGCTGGGCGGGCAGGTGGTGGCGTTTGAGACCTACACCACCGGTGACCGGGATTTCAGCTCCCAGATCACCCGCATCGTCTCGTTGAACCCTGACGTGCTCTTCCTGCCCAACTACTACAGCGAGGTGCCGCTCCAGGTGCAGCAGGCCCGAAACCTGGGGTACGAAGGGCCCATCATCGGCAGCGACTCCTGGGGCAGCACCGAGATCGTCGCGCTGGGTGGCGCGGTGATGAACGACCAGTTCTTCACGACCCATTATGCCCCCGACATTGCCACCCCCGAGGCGCGAGCGTTTATCGAGGGCTACGAGGAGCGTTACGGCTCCACACCCGACGACGTGGCCGCCCTTACCTACGACGCCTTCGGCATGCTCTTTCACGCCATCCAACAGGCAGGCTCCTGGGAGAGGGAAGCGATCCGCCAGGCCTTGGCCCAGATCAGCCAGTTCACGGGCGTGACGGGCACCATGAGCTTCCACGGCACGGGCGACCCTGAAAAGAGCGCCGTGGTGATCCGGATTCAGGACGGCCAGTTCCGGTACTACGGCGCCGCGTCGCCCTAG
- a CDS encoding SIMPL domain-containing protein, translating to MTLLHLKARARRPVSLGIRSEEAGQGDARFRGRAGAPLTARLVGLTAALLLSWTLAGASAWAQEPAPEPIPYGKLSVEGVARRSVAPDQATIDFGVRQEATSAQAAFDSAQFVLSNIVVALKANDVPEESMRTTGLTLRPVYQHDEGEPKLVGYAAEGSVRVETKDLRRLGNLIDAAVAAGANRIENLQYARSDARSLQEELLDEAAAQALRRAERIAKALGQEVKSVAQVHEISGGLVPLGRGAAFEAAAGSAAVVLPGSLTVEVRIQVEFVLAPSKTAPPRADTFPSAPEQGGRSGGTGGGTDETAPPAGS from the coding sequence ATGACCCTGCTCCACCTGAAGGCGCGCGCCCGCCGCCCCGTGTCCCTCGGGATCCGGAGCGAAGAAGCCGGTCAAGGGGACGCGCGGTTCCGGGGGCGCGCCGGTGCTCCGCTGACCGCCCGCCTGGTCGGCCTCACCGCGGCCCTCCTCCTGTCCTGGACGCTGGCCGGCGCGAGCGCCTGGGCCCAGGAACCGGCCCCCGAGCCCATTCCCTACGGCAAGCTCAGCGTGGAGGGAGTGGCCCGCCGCAGCGTGGCGCCCGATCAGGCCACCATCGACTTCGGCGTGCGGCAGGAGGCCACCAGCGCCCAGGCGGCCTTCGACAGCGCCCAGTTCGTCCTCTCCAACATCGTGGTGGCCCTCAAGGCCAACGACGTTCCTGAAGAGTCCATGCGCACCACGGGGCTCACCCTGCGGCCCGTCTACCAGCACGACGAGGGCGAGCCCAAGCTGGTGGGCTACGCGGCTGAAGGGAGCGTGCGGGTGGAGACCAAGGACCTCCGGCGTCTGGGCAACCTCATCGACGCCGCGGTGGCCGCCGGGGCCAACCGCATCGAGAACCTGCAGTACGCCCGCAGCGACGCGCGCTCTCTCCAGGAGGAGCTTCTCGACGAGGCCGCGGCGCAGGCACTCCGTCGGGCCGAGCGGATCGCGAAGGCCCTGGGGCAGGAGGTGAAGAGCGTCGCCCAGGTCCACGAGATCTCCGGCGGTCTCGTTCCGCTGGGGAGGGGCGCGGCCTTCGAGGCCGCAGCCGGTTCGGCCGCGGTGGTCCTACCGGGATCGTTGACCGTGGAGGTGCGCATCCAGGTGGAGTTCGTCCTGGCGCCCTCCAAGACCGCCCCGCCCCGGGCGGACACCTTCCCTTCGGCTCCGGAGCAGGGTGGGAGGAGCGGCGGTACCGGAGGCGGTACGGATGAGACGGCACCACCCGCTGGCTCGTAG
- the htpX gene encoding zinc metalloprotease HtpX, which yields MATRTRTLPADPGLTARMFLTMFLLAGLYLLFTVVLLQAGAGIQTMAIVLGLMLAAQYFFSDKLALLSMGAREVSPQQAPELHDMVGRLAAIADLPKPKVALSPLRIPNAFATGRNPQNATVAVTRGLLDQLEPHEVEAVLAHEITHVKNRDVAVITFASFFATLAAYLTQHLFYAGLFGGFGGGRNDRNGGSWAIVYLVSILVYVLSFFLIRALSRYREFSADRGAAILTGAPSHLASALVKISGRLKVVPQRDLREAEGMNAFFIMPAVGGEGLAELFSTHPSLERRLAQLKRIEEEMRR from the coding sequence ATGGCGACACGCACCCGAACCCTACCGGCCGATCCGGGTCTGACCGCCAGGATGTTCCTGACCATGTTCCTCTTGGCTGGTCTGTACCTGTTGTTCACCGTGGTTCTGCTTCAGGCGGGCGCAGGTATCCAGACCATGGCGATCGTCCTAGGCCTGATGCTGGCGGCTCAGTACTTCTTCTCGGACAAGCTGGCGCTTCTTTCCATGGGCGCCCGAGAGGTCTCGCCCCAGCAGGCGCCCGAGCTCCACGACATGGTGGGGCGGTTGGCGGCCATCGCCGACCTGCCCAAGCCCAAGGTGGCCCTTTCGCCCCTCCGCATCCCCAACGCCTTCGCCACGGGGCGGAATCCCCAGAACGCCACGGTGGCCGTCACACGCGGCCTGCTGGACCAGCTCGAGCCCCACGAGGTGGAGGCGGTCCTCGCCCACGAGATCACCCACGTCAAGAACCGGGACGTAGCCGTCATCACCTTTGCGAGCTTCTTCGCCACCCTGGCGGCCTACCTCACCCAGCACCTCTTCTACGCGGGGCTCTTCGGCGGCTTCGGGGGCGGCCGCAACGACCGGAACGGCGGAAGCTGGGCCATCGTCTACCTGGTCTCGATCCTGGTCTACGTCCTCAGCTTCTTCCTGATCCGGGCCCTCTCCCGCTACCGGGAGTTCTCCGCCGACCGGGGCGCCGCGATCCTCACGGGCGCGCCTTCCCACCTGGCCTCGGCCCTGGTGAAGATCAGCGGCCGCCTGAAGGTCGTGCCCCAGCGCGACCTGCGGGAGGCCGAAGGCATGAACGCCTTCTTCATCATGCCGGCCGTGGGCGGGGAGGGGCTGGCGGAGCTCTTCTCCACCCACCCCTCGCTTGAGCGTAGGCTGGCCCAGCTCAAGCGGATCGAAGAGGAGATGCGGCGCTGA
- a CDS encoding type II toxin-antitoxin system HicB family antitoxin, with protein sequence MKLQVILEPSDEGGFTVYVPSLPGCISEGETVDEALANVREAIELYLAPVDDDWVAEDGTLVKEISL encoded by the coding sequence GTGAAACTACAGGTGATACTGGAACCCAGCGACGAGGGCGGATTCACCGTATACGTACCCTCGCTCCCCGGCTGTATCAGCGAAGGCGAGACAGTTGACGAGGCGCTGGCCAACGTCCGAGAAGCGATCGAGCTCTACCTTGCACCGGTGGACGACGACTGGGTAGCCGAGGATGGAACACTGGTCAAGGAAATCAGTCTATGA
- a CDS encoding type II toxin-antitoxin system VapC family toxin → MSAVVDASVIVRALLPGQAYHAEARMWLEQQDELLAPRLLWYEVTTALRRLEYANVLDPATTDIVLQAALSLRIKMTAAKHLHAQALAIARALGVSRAHDAAYLAVAVEHGVPLATLDERLVRNGRSHGYPLIHPAEVVRSAAR, encoded by the coding sequence GTGAGCGCGGTCGTCGATGCGTCGGTGATCGTCCGGGCCCTCCTGCCGGGGCAAGCCTATCACGCGGAGGCGAGGATGTGGCTCGAGCAGCAGGACGAGCTCCTGGCACCCCGGCTGTTGTGGTACGAGGTCACGACGGCTCTGCGTCGCCTCGAGTACGCCAACGTACTCGACCCCGCGACCACCGATATCGTTCTGCAGGCAGCGTTGAGTCTACGGATCAAGATGACCGCTGCTAAGCACCTCCACGCTCAAGCCCTCGCCATCGCCCGAGCGCTCGGGGTCTCTCGCGCCCATGATGCGGCCTATCTGGCCGTGGCCGTCGAGCACGGGGTTCCTCTTGCAACGCTCGACGAGCGCTTGGTTCGTAACGGCCGGTCCCATGGGTATCCGCTTATTCACCCAGCCGAGGTCGTGCGCAGTGCCGCCCGATGA
- a CDS encoding branched-chain amino acid ABC transporter permease, whose amino-acid sequence MPGLLAAAFALAWAIAHHGWLNPYQQQILMYVGINVILTASLNLVNGYMGEFAVGHAAFMAVGAYVSSLMTVRLFPFQAAPYLFPLALVAGGAAAGVVGLLVAFPSFRTRGDYLAIVTLALNMIVKSAIENVEAIGGPRGFLGMQRLTSLPWVFASTALALYVLRNFIHANLGRGVLAIREDEVAADLLGVDTRRVKLYAFVLSSALAGVAGGLFAHVVQFINPRSFDIIRSTEILVMVYLGGIGSLAGSVIGATFYTVALEWLRFLGQWRLAIAPLLLVLLMILRPTGIMGLREFVGLVPRDERGLRGRLARLGYGTVDSGGGAAPSAPEGSASPHGPA is encoded by the coding sequence ATGCCCGGGCTTCTGGCCGCTGCTTTCGCGCTTGCGTGGGCCATCGCTCATCATGGCTGGCTGAACCCCTACCAGCAGCAGATCCTCATGTACGTGGGCATCAACGTCATCCTCACCGCCAGCCTCAACCTGGTGAACGGCTACATGGGCGAGTTCGCGGTGGGCCATGCCGCCTTCATGGCGGTGGGCGCGTACGTCTCCTCCCTGATGACGGTGCGGCTCTTCCCCTTTCAGGCTGCCCCGTACCTTTTCCCGCTCGCACTGGTCGCTGGCGGAGCCGCGGCGGGGGTGGTGGGTCTCCTGGTGGCCTTCCCTTCCTTCCGTACCCGGGGCGACTACCTGGCCATCGTCACCCTCGCCCTGAACATGATCGTGAAGAGCGCCATCGAGAACGTCGAGGCGATCGGCGGCCCCCGCGGGTTCCTGGGCATGCAGCGGCTGACCAGCCTGCCGTGGGTCTTCGCTTCGACCGCCCTCGCCCTCTACGTGCTGCGCAACTTCATCCACGCCAACCTGGGCCGAGGCGTGCTGGCCATCCGGGAGGACGAGGTAGCCGCAGACCTGTTGGGCGTGGATACCCGCCGGGTGAAGCTCTACGCCTTCGTCCTCTCCTCCGCCCTGGCGGGGGTGGCGGGTGGCCTCTTCGCCCACGTGGTCCAGTTCATCAACCCGCGAAGCTTCGACATCATCCGCTCCACCGAGATCCTCGTGATGGTCTACCTGGGGGGCATCGGATCCTTGGCCGGTTCCGTCATCGGGGCCACCTTCTACACCGTGGCGCTGGAATGGCTCCGCTTCCTGGGCCAGTGGCGGCTGGCCATCGCACCGCTCCTCCTGGTGCTGCTGATGATCCTCCGCCCCACCGGCATCATGGGGCTACGGGAGTTCGTGGGGCTGGTCCCCCGCGACGAGCGCGGTCTCCGGGGCCGCCTGGCCCGGCTGGGGTATGGGACGGTGGATTCCGGCGGCGGTGCTGCGCCATCCGCTCCCGAAGGGAGTGCGAGCCCCCATGGCCCTGCTTGA
- a CDS encoding SPFH domain-containing protein has product MTRKRADSTVYLGERLVKELAAYRDRYPLPPSASSVVREAVSQYLAEEDPGPSYSPAQWVRATQALLDQLKERGVDIDPSTILAAVDQAEEDRIREILGEPE; this is encoded by the coding sequence ATGACGCGAAAGCGAGCAGACAGCACCGTCTACCTGGGCGAGCGGCTGGTCAAGGAGCTGGCCGCGTATCGCGACCGCTACCCCCTTCCGCCCAGCGCGAGTTCCGTAGTCCGGGAGGCGGTTTCCCAATACCTCGCGGAAGAGGATCCCGGCCCTTCGTACTCGCCGGCCCAGTGGGTGCGGGCGACCCAGGCACTGCTGGACCAGCTGAAGGAACGCGGCGTTGACATCGATCCTTCCACCATTCTGGCAGCCGTGGACCAAGCCGAGGAAGACAGGATTCGTGAGATCCTGGGCGAGCCAGAGTGA